The nucleotide window TTTCAGAAAATGGTCTCTACAGAAAGCTGAATTCATCTGTACTGAAGCCTAAAAAGTCTGAACATCTATACTTGATATCTAAGTGAATGGAGTTATGAACATGATAAATCAATTGATGGCAGCGTTATATATAAATGAAATTGAGTTGCCATGTGATGAAGTCTATTATGAGCAGCTTTTAACAAATCAGGACATAGATTCAATCTCCACTCAGCTCTATCATTTGTTGAAAATACAAGGAAAGCTTGAGCGAGTACCAGACTTTTTCCGCCAATATTTATACGAGCAGTACCTTCAAACCATACAGCTTAATTTATTTGTAAAACACGAAACAACTCAGATTCTCAATGCTTTTGAGGATCGAGGTATGAAAGTCATCACACTAAAGGGTGTCTGCTTCGCGGAATCCTATTTCGGGAGCTTAGGGGCGAGGAAGACATCTGATATAGATCTGTTGGTGAAGACCGATGATGTTGATGCAACCGTAAAATTAGTGAACCAACTAGGTTTTACAGTGGAAGAGGAGAAAATTCCTGGTCATTTTCATTGCAGTTACAGTAAGATGCTTCCTGGATCAAAAATTCCTCTCGTGGTTGAACTGCATTGGGATTTACTGAAGGAGTCAACAGCCCAGTTTAATATAGAAGAATTTTGGCTGGCAGCAAAGCCATTAGGTCAATACTCTTCGGTTAAAGAGTTATCAAGACCCCATGTATTTTACATGATTGTTCTGCATGGATGGCGCCACAATCTTGACTCTCTAAAATACTATTTGGATATTATTCAGATGATTTATTTTTTGAAGGATGATTTAGACTTTGATCTATTAATAAAAATCGCTGAAAGGCACAAAACCAAAAAAAGGATTATCCGGACACTATCCTCCGTATATCAAGAATTTCCTTTCCTGGAATGTATAAAGCCTTTTCCTTATAAATCTAGCAAGAAGTATTTAGATTTTAACAGTAAAAAGGAAGGAAGCAACATTTACCAAAAATATTCAGATTTTATCAATTATCAATATTTTAGTTATGACACTCCAAATCATACGATTAAGGAAATACTTGCTACAATCATTCCGGCCAAGAAATAGTGTTACCAGCGAGATGCATGGGAATAATAATATGAAAAGGAAGGTGATGCACTTGGTCCTGTTATTCTATTGTTTTTCCCTTCTCAATCTCATCGACGCAGTCTTAACAGTTGCCGGAATTGAAAGTTCACTAATAACTGAAGCAAATCCATTGATGGAGATGATCTATTCATTTGGTCTTGGAGTATTCATTGCGCTGAAAGTTCTTCTTTCTGTGGCTTTAGTATTGCTTACACTGTATAAAAAAGTACCAAAATCAAAGCTCGTAAAAGGTCTGACACTATTTGCTGCTGCTAGTTACACTGCTGTCATTGGCTTGCATAGTTTCTGGCTGGTCCGCCTTGCCTGATCAGTCAGACCATATTTTTTAACTCCCCCAATATATACTTCGAAATGTTCACTTCTTTTTACTATTTTCATATTCAATAACGATTTTAACAGGCGTATAATTTTTCTTATAAATGTATAAGAAAGAAGGCGTATTGTACATGTTTCAGACGCTGAAGCGTGAGCTTTTGGCCGGGATTACGGTTTCGGTTGTGGCGCTGCCACTGGCATTGGCTTTTGGGATGCAGGCGACGGGTAATTCTGATGGTGCTATCATTGGTTTGTATGGTGCCATAATCACGGGTTTCTTTGCGGCTTTGTTTGGCGGGACTAAGAGCCAGGTTACGGGTCCGACTGGGCCGATTACAATTATTTTTACAGGGATTGTTGCGACTCAAGGTTTGGAGTATGCGTTCATTGCCGCATTCATGGGCGGGTTATTTCAAATTGTTTTTGGGTTGCTGAAGGCCGGGAATTATTTAAAATTCATTCCGTTACCGGTGGTTAGCGGTTTTATGAACGGGATTGCCATCATCATTATTATGGGGCAGCTGCAGTATGTGACAGGCAGCTTTTTGGTTGTGCTGTTGACGATTGTCTTTATGCTGGTTGCGATGAAATGGATCAAGGTTATCCCGCCAAGTCTGATGGCACTGATTCTGGGTACAGTGGCGGTAATCCTTCTGGAAAAAGTGTTTCCTGCTGTACATTTTACATTGCCATTTATAAACGATTTCATATTCTTTGATAGTGTAGATAGGATTGGCGAAATTCCAAAAGGGCTTCCCCAATTCCATCTGCCAATTACGGACTTAGGCACGATCATTCAATTGATTCCTGCGGCATTAAGTATCGCGGTTCTTGGATCTATAGACTCTTTGCTTACGTCTGTTGTAATGGACAATATGACAGGCACGAAGCACAAGAGCAACAAGGAATTGATCGGCCAGGGGATTGGCAACACGCTTGCTGGTTTGTTTGGTGCGATGCCTGGTGCAGGTGCAACTGTCCGTTCTGTTGTCAATTTGCGCAGTGGTGGCCAAACTGCTCTGTCAGCGATGGTCCACAGCGTCGCCCTGCTACTTTTCATGCTAGTGTTCGGACCGTTTGCTGAGGAGATACCGCTTGCAGTGCTTGCCGGGATATTGATCATGACAGGGATTACGATGTTTGATTATGACAGTTTGAAAATTCTTAAGGACGAGCCGAAAACCGATGCTGCAGTGATGCTGGTGACAATGATCTTAACTGTAGCCATTGACCTGATGGTCGCGGTGGGCGTTGGAATTGTGATGAGCGCGCTGATTTTTATGAAGCGGATGAGCGATGAAGGCTTCAAAATCACCAGTAGGTTTGAAAATAGTTTAAAAGTGTACACGCTCGAAGGACCGCTATATTTTGGTGCGACCGAATTGATCACTAAAACGATTAGTTCGGATAGCAGTGAGGATATCGTGATTGATATCGAAAAAGTCACTATAGTCGATGCTTCGGGAGCATTACTCCTGCTCCAACTTAAAGATCAATTGAAAGAACGTGGCCAGAACCTTTATCTAGTCGGCAACGACCTTGACCTCGGCGGGATCCTTCGCAAGATGAATATATTCCATGAATTTGGCACAACTGGGCATTTTGAAACCATGGAAGAATTAATCACTTTTTTAAAGTTCAATAACAAATTAGTTCACGGTGCCTGAGTAAAATCAGGCACTATTTATTTTTTTATAAAAATATTGCCAATTTTTCCTTTAACAGGTACAATATGAAAGTATTAACTTAAGGAGGCAGTCGAAATGATTGATTTGAATCAAGCAACTAAGACAATTTCATATGTTTTACCTTCGGCCTGCCTGTATTGTGTGTAGTAGCGCTTATTTTTGTCATGAAAAATAACTGCCTAACCATAGACTCAGATGTCTGTGGTTTTTTTGTGCCTGAAAATCGAATGTATGTTCTTGGAGAGTGATAATGTGATTACTGTTGAAAATTTAAAAAAGGAATATAAATTGGTGAAGCGTGACCCTGGTCTTAAGGGTGCGGTGAAGTCGCTTTTTAACCGGAAGTATGAAACGAAGCATGCGGTGAAGGGGATTAATTTTACGATTGAACAGGGTGAGACGGTTGGCTATATTGGCGCGAATGGCGCAGGGAAGTCGACTACGATCAAGATGCTGACGGGAATCCTGACACCGACATCTGGCAAGGTGACAGTGAATGGACTGGTGCCGTATGAAAACCGCCAGAAGAATGCGGTGAATATCGGGGCGGTCTTCGGACAGCGGACGCAGCTGTTCTGGGATATACCGGTTCGTGAATCTTATAATTTGTTAAAACATATTTATGAGATTCCGGAGCAGGAATATCAGGAAACAATCGCGATGTTTACAGGGGTGCTGAACCTGGAACCGTTGCTCAGCATTCCGGTCAGACAGCTTTCCCTTGGGCAAAAAATGCGCTGTGAATTGGCTGCGGCCTTCCTCCACAGGCCAAAAGTTGTTTATCTGGATGAGCCGACGATCGGTCTTGATATTGCGGTAAAAGTGAAAATCAGAAAGTTTATCAAAGAAATGAATCAGCGCTGGGGCACAACAGTGCTGCTGACTACACATGACATGCAGGATATTGAGGAAATCTGCGACCGAATCATCATTATTGATGGCGGTACGATTTTGTACGATGGAGGGCTGGAGCAGATCAAAAAGCAATTCGGGCAAAAGCGCGTGATCCATTTTGAACTGGCTGACAAGGAAAAATTCGTTTTGCCAGATACTCTCAATGGACACGTAGATATTTTACCCAATGAAGAAGAAACGAAGGTCAGTCTGTCTTTTGACCATGAGGCTGTTAAAAGCTCGTTCGTCATTTCAGAGATGATGGGCATGTATGAAATTGGTGATTTGAATATTGCGGATCCTAAGATCGAAACGATCGTAGAGGAGCTATACAACAAGCAGGAACAGGGGGGAGAGCATGAGAAAGTATTGGCAAATAGCTAAAGGACGGATGCAGGAGAATACGGCCTATTCAGCGTGGTACTGGGCCGGGACCGCTTCGGCGGTAATGAGGCTGTTGATTATTTACTTCTTCTGGCAGGCGGTCTACGCTAACCAGACGACGATTGAAAACATCAACCTTGAGACGATGCTGACGTATATCGTCATTGCGATGATGCTTCAGGGATTTGTCGGGGGTGTTGGCAATGAGCTTGCGGAAAATATTAAGGACGGCCAGGTCGCAATCGAATTGATGCGTCCGTACGATATGATTTTTAAACTGTTCGCGGTCGATATTGGCTCGAAAATCATGTATTTGATCCAGGGGACACTGCCGATGGTGCTGATTGCTTACTTCTTTATGGATTTAAGCTTTCCGAAATCACCTGAGACGATCATTTTATTTATCCTCAGTGCACTAGTGGGCATCTGGATCGGTACATTCTTCGATTTCCTTGTCGGTGTGCTTGCGTTCTGGACGGTCAATGTCTGGGGTGTGAGAGTGCTGAAGGAATCATTGATTACGTTTTTCTCCGGGGCGCTGGTTCCAATCACGCTTTTCCCGGATTGGCTGAGAACCATTACAGAATTCCTGCCGTTCCAGGCGATGGTCTATCTTCCGGTTTCGATTTACTCAGGCCTCATTAGCGGGACGGACGCTTATATGGCACTGGGCGTCCAGTTATTTTGGCTCGTGTCTTTATATGTTTTGGTAAGGGTAATCTGGTCGCAGGCGATTAAACAGATTACGATTTTTGGAGGTTAGGAGGCGATTATATGCGCCGTTATACGAGATTATATTGGGAGTTTGCGAAGAGCCATATGAAGGTGATGATGGAGTACCGAATTGACTTTTTGATCGGTGTCGCCTCAGTGATGCTCGAGCAGTTCGCTTCGATCTTTTTTGTAAAAGTAGTGTTTGACCACATTGAACAGATTAATGGCTGGTCGTTTTATGAGATATTGTTCATATACGGAATAGCGGCAA belongs to Mesobacillus sp. AQ2 and includes:
- a CDS encoding nucleotidyltransferase family protein — its product is MINQLMAALYINEIELPCDEVYYEQLLTNQDIDSISTQLYHLLKIQGKLERVPDFFRQYLYEQYLQTIQLNLFVKHETTQILNAFEDRGMKVITLKGVCFAESYFGSLGARKTSDIDLLVKTDDVDATVKLVNQLGFTVEEEKIPGHFHCSYSKMLPGSKIPLVVELHWDLLKESTAQFNIEEFWLAAKPLGQYSSVKELSRPHVFYMIVLHGWRHNLDSLKYYLDIIQMIYFLKDDLDFDLLIKIAERHKTKKRIIRTLSSVYQEFPFLECIKPFPYKSSKKYLDFNSKKEGSNIYQKYSDFINYQYFSYDTPNHTIKEILATIIPAKK
- a CDS encoding DUF5658 family protein, coding for MKRKVMHLVLLFYCFSLLNLIDAVLTVAGIESSLITEANPLMEMIYSFGLGVFIALKVLLSVALVLLTLYKKVPKSKLVKGLTLFAAASYTAVIGLHSFWLVRLA
- a CDS encoding ATP-binding cassette domain-containing protein, giving the protein MITVENLKKEYKLVKRDPGLKGAVKSLFNRKYETKHAVKGINFTIEQGETVGYIGANGAGKSTTIKMLTGILTPTSGKVTVNGLVPYENRQKNAVNIGAVFGQRTQLFWDIPVRESYNLLKHIYEIPEQEYQETIAMFTGVLNLEPLLSIPVRQLSLGQKMRCELAAAFLHRPKVVYLDEPTIGLDIAVKVKIRKFIKEMNQRWGTTVLLTTHDMQDIEEICDRIIIIDGGTILYDGGLEQIKKQFGQKRVIHFELADKEKFVLPDTLNGHVDILPNEEETKVSLSFDHEAVKSSFVISEMMGMYEIGDLNIADPKIETIVEELYNKQEQGGEHEKVLANS
- a CDS encoding SulP family inorganic anion transporter, which gives rise to MFQTLKRELLAGITVSVVALPLALAFGMQATGNSDGAIIGLYGAIITGFFAALFGGTKSQVTGPTGPITIIFTGIVATQGLEYAFIAAFMGGLFQIVFGLLKAGNYLKFIPLPVVSGFMNGIAIIIIMGQLQYVTGSFLVVLLTIVFMLVAMKWIKVIPPSLMALILGTVAVILLEKVFPAVHFTLPFINDFIFFDSVDRIGEIPKGLPQFHLPITDLGTIIQLIPAALSIAVLGSIDSLLTSVVMDNMTGTKHKSNKELIGQGIGNTLAGLFGAMPGAGATVRSVVNLRSGGQTALSAMVHSVALLLFMLVFGPFAEEIPLAVLAGILIMTGITMFDYDSLKILKDEPKTDAAVMLVTMILTVAIDLMVAVGVGIVMSALIFMKRMSDEGFKITSRFENSLKVYTLEGPLYFGATELITKTISSDSSEDIVIDIEKVTIVDASGALLLLQLKDQLKERGQNLYLVGNDLDLGGILRKMNIFHEFGTTGHFETMEELITFLKFNNKLVHGA
- a CDS encoding ABC-2 family transporter protein yields the protein MRKYWQIAKGRMQENTAYSAWYWAGTASAVMRLLIIYFFWQAVYANQTTIENINLETMLTYIVIAMMLQGFVGGVGNELAENIKDGQVAIELMRPYDMIFKLFAVDIGSKIMYLIQGTLPMVLIAYFFMDLSFPKSPETIILFILSALVGIWIGTFFDFLVGVLAFWTVNVWGVRVLKESLITFFSGALVPITLFPDWLRTITEFLPFQAMVYLPVSIYSGLISGTDAYMALGVQLFWLVSLYVLVRVIWSQAIKQITIFGG